The Aestuariibaculum lutulentum genome segment AACTGCAGTAATTAAGCCAATAATAAAAGCTCCTGAAAGTGCTACTAACGGGTCGATTTGCGCTACAAAGGCAAATGCAACGACTTCCGGAATCATGGCCAAAGACACCGTAATTCCCGCTAAAATATCATCTTTAGAATTGGGAGTGATTTTTCTTATAAAATCTGTCATACTCTGTCGGTTTTTAAGGGTGCAAATTTACAGCTTAAAAACAGATAAGCAACAGGATAGGCCTTTATTTAAGCGCTATAACACTACAACGTTTGCGTTAACATCGACCGATTCTAACCAATATAATGCAGCATCTCGACCTCGAAACAACTTAATATTCCAATCGCTACTATTACCTACACTCATTAAAGTTTCAGTTGACATTAAACCCGCTTGTGAAGAAATAACGACAGCCATAGCGGCGATTTCCTTTAAATTGCCTACTATTTTCTGAGCTTCGAAAGTATAACTGTACGAGTTAATCTTATTGATTAATAATTTAAAAGGAGCAACTAAACTGCTAAGTAAAAAATCGTGATACTCATCAACTTTAAGTTCACACATAATCTCACCTTCATCAACAATAACTTCGGCTAAACTATTATTATGAATAATAATTTCTCCAAACGAAAGCCTATAACCTTTCATATTAAATTTTATAACTGAGCGCTTTAATTAATTTGCTGTCAATGCAGAATAACAACAAGGTTTTTCTAAGAAAACCATAGACAAATCTAATTAGATTTAATCAACAAACCTCTATAAACTCTTGAATTTTATAACTATTTTACTAATGCCTGAATATTCGCATAAGAATTTTGAAGTGCCTCACTAATTTCATTAGAATCCAACCAGGCTACTTTTGTAATACCTTCTTCTTCCTGTGCATATAGATTACCTCGAAAACTGGTTTTCATTTCAAACCAATAGGTAACTTTTATTTTATAACGACCGTTGCGTTTAAATATATGATAAGTCGTTTCTAAAGGTTTTGTAATTTCTAAACCAGCAACACCAGTTTCTTCCGATACTTCTCGAATCGCTGTTTTTTCGATTGTCTCTGCACCTTCTACCTTTCCTTTAGGTAAATCCCATTTATCGTTTCGGTATATAAATAAGATTTCGTTATCATCATTATACACCTTCCCACCTCCAGCAACCACATTAGGTAATTTTTTCAAAAATTTCTTCAGAAGCTTTTCTTCCTTTCTATGTATTAAGCGGACTTCCTGTAAATTAGTCGTATTGAGTTCCCGAATAACCTTTCCTATATTTACAGTGTCCAGCAAATAATTCTTGAAGTTGGTTTCCTCCTCTATTTGAGTAGTTAAAATTATAGGTTTATCGCCAACAAAAATTTTATACATACCTTGCCTTAATGTGTTATTGTTGGTAAAAATATCATTTTTAGTTACAACCTATTACAATCATAAAAAATATTTTTCATTCCTGTGACGGTAATCCTATAAAAAAATTAAATTTATGATTATTTTTGCAGCTATGATATTTAATAAACATACCGCTAAAAAAACGGCTGAAGTTTTATTACAGGTTAATGCCATAAAACTTAGTCCGAAAGAGCCTTTCACATGGGCATCTGGATGGAAATCACCAATTTACTGTGATAACCGTATTATTTTATCTTTTCCGCCAATTCGCAATTACATTCGCGAAACCATGGCAAAACAAATTGAAAAACAATATGGCAAACCCGACGCTATTGCTGGTGTTGCAACCGGAGCTATTGGTATTGGTATGCTTGTTGCCGAGTATTTAGGACTTCCTTTTATATATGTAAGACCTGATGCTAAAGGACACGGAAGAAAAAACCAGATTGAAGGTTTTATTGAAAGTGGCCAGAATGTTGTTGTTGTAGAAGATTTAATTAGTACCGGAAAAAGCAGTTTAAATGCTGTTAAAGCATTAAGAGATGCTGGTATTAACGTAAAAGGCATGATTGCTATTTTTACCTACGGTTTTAACGTCGCTACCGAAAATTTTGAAAAAGAAAACGTGTTTTTACAAACACTTGGTAGTTACGAAGTGCTTTTAGAGCAAGCCCTGGAAACCAATTACATTTCTGAAAAAGATTTAGCAACACTTTCTGTGTGGAATTCTAATCCAAGCGAGTGGAATGCCGAATAAGTCCTTTTAGACTTATTCAACAACAAAAAAAATAACAACCTATGAATTTAGAATCTCCAAAGGTTAAAGTTGAAAAATCTCCGGAAGACATCTTTGACTTTTTAGAAAACATAAAAAACTTTGAATCGTTAATGCCTGAAAACATTAGTAAATTTGAAGTTTTAAGTGATGACACCTTTCTTTTTGCCTTAAGCGGAATGCCTGAAATTACCTTAAAGAAAAAAGAAGTAACACCACCAAACAAAATTGTTTTAGGTGCTGCAGGAGGAAAAATCGATTTTTCACTTGTTGGAAACATTAACAAAATTGATGACACCTCAAGTGAAGTACAACTTGAATTTAGCGGAGACTTTAACCCAATGATGGCCATGATGATTAAAGGCCCTATCAAAAAGTTTATTGAAACGTTAGCTACGAGTATTCCGAAATCAATTTAATATAATAACGTAATCGTTTTTAAATCGAATTCTTTTACAACATCGTCTTCTAACAATACCTGAAGCATTCCTGTATCAGATACCGATTTAATGATTCCTAAAAATAGTGAACCTTCAGCATCTTTAAATGTTGAAGGTTTATTTTTTCGAAATAAATAACTTTCGTATTCTTCTTTTAAAATTGTTAACTCCCCGCACTTTAAAATTTCAAAATAAAACTTTAGTTGCTCTATAATATTATGAGCAATTTCATCTAAATCGAAAGATCGTCCTGAAATCAATTTTAGCGATGAAGCCTTGGGTAAGTTTTCAAATTCAGTCTGATTTACATTCAAGCCCATACCGATAACGGTACTGGCATACTGACCTTGTTTAAATACATTTTCAATTAAAATGCCACAAACCTTTTTATTTTCTGCCAAAATGTCGTTAGGCCATTTCACATGCAATTTCGGTATCGCAAACCCTTCTAATGCTTTAACAACAGCCAATGAAGCTACCATACTAATATAAAAAGGGTACTCAACCTGAAAACCCATAAGACTCTTAAACACACTAAACGTAAGGTTTTTTGACGATTGAGAACTCCATACACTTCCCATTTGCCCTCGACCTTCAGTCTGATTTTCTGTAATAACTGCAGTGTAATCTTCAACAGGCATTTCAGCGCAAAGTTTCTTCAAATAAGTATTTGTCGAATCGATGGCACTAAGTTTGATTATATGCATGTAAGAGTTATTATTAGTAGATAAAATCTTAATACTTTTTTAAGGTATAAAGAAATAAAAAAATAATAACTTTGCATAAACTCAAAATAATTTAATGGCGAAAAAAAACATAAGCGCAGACCAGTTGATATCGGTTATAATTAGTGGTATCGAAGATGTAAAAGGGCAAAGTATTAGTATCTTAGATTTAAGAGAAATTGAAAATACGGTTTGTGATTACTTTATAATTTGCGAAGGTACTTCAAATACGCAAGTAAACGCTATAGTAAATTCTGTTCAGAAAAAAGTAAGCAAAGAACTTAAGGATAACCCGTGGCATGTTGAAGGAGAAGACAATGCTGAATGGGTATTAATCGATTACGTAAACGTTGTTGTACACGTGTTCCAAAAACATATCAGACAATATTATGACATTGAAAGTCTTTGGGGTGATGCAAAAACAACGGTTATAGAAACGAGTTACTAAAACGTATGGCAAACAACAAAAAAAATACAAAAGAAAACAAACCTAAATTCAGTCCGTACTGGATTTATGGTATTTTAATTGCTCTTTTTTTAGGGTTTCAACTATTTGGAAACAGTGGTTACGAAGAAGGTAAAAAAATAACACCAAGCGACTTTTTCAAATATTTACAAGAAGGTGATATAGAAAAAG includes the following:
- the rsfS gene encoding ribosome silencing factor, coding for MAKKNISADQLISVIISGIEDVKGQSISILDLREIENTVCDYFIICEGTSNTQVNAIVNSVQKKVSKELKDNPWHVEGEDNAEWVLIDYVNVVVHVFQKHIRQYYDIESLWGDAKTTVIETSY
- the pyrE gene encoding orotate phosphoribosyltransferase, whose translation is MIFNKHTAKKTAEVLLQVNAIKLSPKEPFTWASGWKSPIYCDNRIILSFPPIRNYIRETMAKQIEKQYGKPDAIAGVATGAIGIGMLVAEYLGLPFIYVRPDAKGHGRKNQIEGFIESGQNVVVVEDLISTGKSSLNAVKALRDAGINVKGMIAIFTYGFNVATENFEKENVFLQTLGSYEVLLEQALETNYISEKDLATLSVWNSNPSEWNAE
- a CDS encoding SRPBCC family protein; protein product: MNLESPKVKVEKSPEDIFDFLENIKNFESLMPENISKFEVLSDDTFLFALSGMPEITLKKKEVTPPNKIVLGAAGGKIDFSLVGNINKIDDTSSEVQLEFSGDFNPMMAMMIKGPIKKFIETLATSIPKSI
- a CDS encoding biotin--[acetyl-CoA-carboxylase] ligase, giving the protein MHIIKLSAIDSTNTYLKKLCAEMPVEDYTAVITENQTEGRGQMGSVWSSQSSKNLTFSVFKSLMGFQVEYPFYISMVASLAVVKALEGFAIPKLHVKWPNDILAENKKVCGILIENVFKQGQYASTVIGMGLNVNQTEFENLPKASSLKLISGRSFDLDEIAHNIIEQLKFYFEILKCGELTILKEEYESYLFRKNKPSTFKDAEGSLFLGIIKSVSDTGMLQVLLEDDVVKEFDLKTITLLY
- a CDS encoding NUDIX hydrolase produces the protein MYKIFVGDKPIILTTQIEEETNFKNYLLDTVNIGKVIRELNTTNLQEVRLIHRKEEKLLKKFLKKLPNVVAGGGKVYNDDNEILFIYRNDKWDLPKGKVEGAETIEKTAIREVSEETGVAGLEITKPLETTYHIFKRNGRYKIKVTYWFEMKTSFRGNLYAQEEEGITKVAWLDSNEISEALQNSYANIQALVK